The following coding sequences lie in one Maledivibacter sp. genomic window:
- the alr gene encoding alanine racemase, with amino-acid sequence MQRMNELRPVWVEINLNNLAHNIKEVKRIVKPGTMITAVIKADAYGHGAVQIGKTLLENGADRFAVATLSEAIQLRKNYDNVPILILGYTPNENADLVIRHNIIQTIYTYEQALAYSKKAQELNNEVKVHIKVDTGMSRLGMKADQQTIEVIKEISKLPNLMIEGIFTHFAVADEKQKEFTYNQWEKFNFICDTLEKQDINIPIKHVSNSAAIIDLPEMNYNMVRAGIMLYGLYPSDEVDKSNVKLKEVMSLKAMISHVKYIEKGTGVSYGLLYKADQTTKIATLPIGYADGYTRLLSGKAQAVVKGKKVPVVGSICMDQCMIEVTGLDVNCGDEVILFGGDGNNYITIDDIAKNIGTINYEIVCMISKRVPRIYIKDNEIVDFSDYIMEL; translated from the coding sequence ATGCAAAGGATGAATGAACTAAGACCTGTGTGGGTAGAAATCAACCTAAATAATTTGGCTCACAATATCAAAGAGGTTAAGAGAATTGTTAAGCCTGGGACGATGATAACGGCAGTAATAAAGGCCGATGCATATGGTCATGGTGCTGTACAGATAGGTAAAACTTTACTGGAAAACGGAGCAGACAGATTCGCTGTAGCAACTCTGTCGGAGGCTATTCAACTTAGAAAAAATTATGATAATGTTCCTATCCTTATATTAGGTTATACTCCCAACGAAAATGCTGATTTGGTTATAAGACACAATATCATTCAAACTATTTATACATATGAACAAGCCTTGGCCTATTCAAAAAAAGCTCAGGAGTTAAATAATGAAGTCAAGGTGCATATTAAAGTTGATACGGGAATGAGTAGATTAGGGATGAAAGCAGACCAGCAAACAATAGAGGTAATTAAAGAAATAAGCAAACTTCCTAATTTAATGATTGAAGGGATTTTTACACATTTTGCTGTTGCCGATGAAAAACAAAAAGAATTTACCTATAATCAATGGGAAAAGTTTAATTTCATTTGTGATACTCTTGAAAAACAGGATATAAATATTCCAATAAAGCACGTATCAAATAGTGCAGCCATAATTGATTTACCTGAAATGAATTATAATATGGTTAGGGCGGGCATAATGCTTTATGGACTATACCCTTCCGATGAGGTAGATAAAAGCAATGTAAAGCTAAAGGAAGTGATGTCTTTAAAGGCGATGATTTCCCATGTGAAATACATAGAAAAAGGTACGGGAGTTAGCTATGGATTATTATACAAAGCAGATCAAACCACTAAAATAGCCACATTACCCATAGGATATGCGGACGGATATACTAGATTGTTAAGTGGAAAGGCTCAGGCAGTAGTTAAGGGGAAAAAAGTCCCTGTTGTTGGAAGTATATGTATGGATCAATGTATGATTGAAGTTACGGGACTAGATGTTAATTGTGGAGATGAAGTTATATTATTTGGTGGAGACGGTAATAATTACATAACGATAGATGATATAGCTAAAAATATAGGTACAATTAACTATGAAATAGTTTGTATGATAAGTAAAAGGGTTCCTAGAATTTATATTAAAGACAATGAAATAGTTGATTTTTCAGATTATATTATGGAATTGTGA
- a CDS encoding ABC transporter permease, whose product MLRRYFGLLKKDIITGFRNHFFLAVIAVALIFVGIINFVIPENAEIKPMVYYYFEYDGEYEAILDEVIKESEAKHSNIHRANTKEEMIQGMKRNFNSLGMIIKEINNRPSVEFVIQGYENKEVINTLILSMKDDIDKRVREDMDIDTVFLKNQVEHGKIPLNKNVLPIFLTMEPSLLGLVLIAAFIFMEKDEGTIRAYRVSPGKIPEYLASKMTLMIILGWISTILSTFLVVGLSADYLSLFIIVTAASIFASALGLIIASFFENISQSIIWIIFISIIFSLPFISYFIPSFAPLYIKILPTYSLQFALREAVFPTGNMDLIYSTAITFIMLSIISYVIAIFAYTRNLTRN is encoded by the coding sequence GTTGCTTTAATTTTTGTAGGTATAATCAATTTCGTTATTCCAGAGAATGCAGAAATAAAGCCTATGGTTTACTATTATTTTGAGTATGATGGAGAGTATGAAGCCATTTTAGATGAGGTAATTAAAGAATCCGAGGCAAAGCATAGTAATATCCATAGAGCAAATACAAAAGAAGAAATGATTCAAGGTATGAAAAGGAATTTTAACAGCTTAGGAATGATTATAAAAGAAATTAATAATAGGCCAAGTGTAGAATTTGTTATACAGGGATACGAGAATAAAGAGGTTATTAATACTTTGATTTTATCTATGAAGGATGATATAGATAAAAGAGTCAGGGAAGATATGGATATAGATACCGTATTTCTTAAAAATCAAGTGGAGCATGGGAAGATACCCCTAAACAAAAATGTACTCCCTATATTTTTAACAATGGAACCATCCCTCCTTGGACTTGTACTGATTGCGGCCTTCATATTCATGGAAAAAGATGAAGGTACTATTAGGGCCTATAGAGTTTCACCGGGGAAAATACCCGAATATCTTGCTTCGAAAATGACCTTGATGATCATTTTGGGGTGGATATCTACGATTCTCAGTACTTTTTTAGTTGTTGGACTAAGTGCAGATTATTTAAGTCTGTTCATTATTGTAACTGCGGCAAGTATTTTTGCTTCGGCACTGGGATTAATAATTGCTAGCTTCTTTGAAAATATTTCACAGTCAATAATATGGATTATATTTATTAGCATAATTTTCTCACTACCATTTATTTCTTATTTTATTCCAAGCTTTGCCCCATTATATATTAAAATATTACCTACCTATTCATTGCAATTTGCATTACGTGAGGCTGTATTTCCAACTGGTAATATGGATCTAATATATTCTACAGCAATTACTTTTATTATGCTTTCTATAATAAGTTATGTCATCGCGATATTTGCCTATACACGTAATTTGACACGAAATTAG
- a CDS encoding ABC transporter ATP-binding protein yields MDGRCLLKIDNLKLSFRNGKNYLQVVRGIDLEVNRGEIVGILGESGSGKTVSSNSIMGLIDSEEERIDEGEIYFNGKNLLALTEKEFRKIRGKNISYIFQNPAQSLNPYRRVGKQIEEALKVHGLQCSKDIVLGVMENVGIDDPDLIYNMYPFQLSGGQCQRVMITIGVICKPELLIADEPTSSIDASLRKKVLRLLKSINVKYGTSIIIITHDFDVARFLCDKVAIMYGGLVMEQGGIRDILEKPLHPYTKALLECVNSLDEMEDVLFTLEGRPPSPFEFKDECPFYDRCGMGNDMCKKSIPGIIELENRKIRCVNFEP; encoded by the coding sequence ATGGATGGTAGGTGTTTATTGAAAATAGATAATTTAAAGTTATCCTTTCGCAATGGTAAAAATTACTTGCAAGTAGTCAGAGGCATTGATTTAGAAGTGAACAGGGGAGAAATAGTTGGCATACTTGGAGAATCCGGTAGTGGGAAAACAGTCTCGTCAAATTCTATTATGGGACTTATAGATAGTGAGGAAGAAAGAATCGATGAAGGTGAAATCTACTTTAATGGTAAAAATCTTTTAGCCCTTACTGAAAAAGAATTTAGAAAGATTCGGGGAAAGAATATATCATATATATTCCAAAATCCTGCCCAATCCCTTAATCCTTATAGGAGGGTGGGGAAGCAAATTGAAGAGGCCTTAAAAGTCCATGGATTACAGTGTTCTAAAGATATAGTATTAGGAGTAATGGAGAATGTAGGAATAGATGATCCTGACTTAATATATAATATGTATCCTTTTCAGCTCAGCGGAGGCCAGTGTCAGAGGGTGATGATAACCATAGGGGTCATATGCAAACCAGAGCTGTTAATTGCCGATGAACCAACAAGTTCTATTGATGCATCATTGAGAAAAAAAGTTCTTAGATTATTGAAAAGCATTAATGTTAAGTATGGCACCTCCATAATAATAATCACCCATGATTTTGATGTGGCGAGATTCTTATGTGACAAGGTTGCAATTATGTATGGTGGATTGGTTATGGAGCAAGGGGGCATAAGAGATATACTAGAAAAACCATTACATCCCTATACCAAAGCTTTATTAGAATGTGTAAATTCATTGGATGAGATGGAGGATGTATTGTTCACACTAGAAGGGAGACCGCCAAGTCCCTTTGAATTCAAGGATGAATGCCCATTCTATGACAGATGCGGGATGGGAAATGATATGTGTAAAAAATCCATTCCTGGAATAATAGAGCTTGAAAATAGAAAGATAAGATGTGTTAATTTTGAACCTTAG
- a CDS encoding NAD(P)H-hydrate dehydratase, protein MKVALSDEMRSIDKITIEKYGIPGVVLMENAGVSVVKEIIKEFSTQSKFTIVCGRGNNGGDGFVVARHLYDKGFELNVFIVGDKDGIKGDALINLNIITKLGIDIHTIGYDEDLIKFKENLIHFPHVVDALFGTGLNKDIGGVSEKVINIINKHSKHTISIDIPSGIGGNDGKVYKAAIRADKTIAFSLPKCGNLIYPGAEYNGELVIADIGIPKQVIKSMDLNHNLIDFELIKDNLPSRKKNTHKGSYGKANIIAGSAGMTGAAILTCKSALRTGLGLLKLYIGESLNHIVKTSVPEAITVPLQEMRKGVIGINHIEKIIADTENANVLTIGPGCGNTAELSEITKQVLNKVKVPIVIDADGLNALSKNTQWLLEKKSKIIITPHIGEMSRLTGISIEEIKNNLIAVAKEFSQNLGVIVVLKGASTIVVAPGGEVFINICGNPGMATAGSGDVLTGIITGLIAQGLEPLKATVTSVYLHGVTGDSVAGDKGEYGLLAGDLVEYLPYTIKNIVQRMKERKNK, encoded by the coding sequence TTGAAAGTAGCCTTAAGTGATGAAATGAGATCAATTGATAAAATCACAATAGAAAAGTATGGAATACCAGGTGTTGTACTTATGGAAAATGCAGGTGTTTCCGTAGTTAAGGAGATAATAAAGGAGTTTAGTACACAGTCAAAATTCACTATAGTTTGTGGTAGAGGTAATAATGGCGGGGATGGTTTTGTTGTGGCAAGACATCTATATGATAAGGGATTTGAACTAAATGTATTTATAGTGGGAGACAAAGATGGTATTAAGGGAGATGCCTTAATAAATCTTAATATAATTACAAAGCTTGGGATTGATATACATACTATAGGATATGACGAGGATCTTATAAAATTTAAGGAAAATCTAATACATTTTCCCCATGTTGTTGATGCATTGTTTGGAACAGGATTAAATAAAGATATTGGAGGTGTTTCTGAAAAGGTAATTAATATAATTAATAAGCATAGCAAGCATACTATATCCATTGATATACCCTCGGGAATAGGTGGAAATGATGGGAAAGTATATAAAGCAGCCATAAGGGCGGATAAAACTATTGCCTTCTCTCTTCCAAAGTGCGGTAATTTAATTTATCCAGGAGCCGAATACAATGGAGAACTTGTAATTGCAGATATAGGAATACCTAAGCAGGTTATAAAAAGTATGGACCTAAACCACAATCTAATAGATTTTGAACTCATAAAAGATAATTTGCCATCGAGAAAAAAGAATACTCATAAAGGAAGTTATGGTAAAGCAAATATAATTGCTGGCTCTGCCGGTATGACTGGAGCAGCCATATTAACATGTAAGTCTGCACTGCGGACAGGGCTCGGACTACTCAAGCTATATATTGGGGAAAGCTTAAATCATATAGTTAAAACTAGTGTTCCTGAAGCTATTACGGTTCCACTTCAAGAGATGCGAAAAGGAGTAATAGGGATTAATCATATAGAGAAAATAATCGCAGATACAGAAAATGCAAATGTATTAACTATTGGGCCTGGATGCGGAAATACAGCGGAGCTTTCAGAAATAACAAAGCAAGTATTAAATAAAGTTAAAGTTCCTATAGTAATAGACGCAGATGGATTAAATGCTTTATCTAAAAATACTCAGTGGCTTTTAGAAAAAAAATCGAAGATAATCATCACTCCACATATAGGGGAAATGTCGAGATTAACAGGTATATCCATAGAAGAAATAAAAAATAATTTGATTGCAGTGGCAAAAGAGTTTTCCCAAAACCTAGGTGTTATAGTGGTTTTAAAGGGGGCAAGCACTATAGTAGTAGCACCTGGGGGAGAAGTTTTTATAAATATATGTGGAAATCCTGGTATGGCCACGGCTGGAAGTGGAGATGTACTTACAGGTATTATAACGGGACTAATTGCCCAGGGCTTAGAGCCTCTGAAAGCCACAGTAACCTCAGTATATCTCCATGGAGTAACTGGAGATAGTGTAGCTGGGGATAAGGGTGAATATGGTTTATTAGCAGGGGATTTGGTGGAATACCTTCCCTATACCATAAAGAACATTGTACAACGGATGAAGGAAAGAAAGAATAAATAA
- a CDS encoding ABC transporter permease, producing MKRIVSIFKRDASSSIRDFLIVYMIIAPILLAIGLRLFIPSATSASLQFAVDDRVGNKVIEEFEKYGKVEMYSSLKEIENRVNKIDDIAGITKNDEGKFIVILEGNESHDTKEIPKKIIRSIVGDNVIEVNYFVSDIGVLMAPVAWIGGISIIIMAITIGGILIGLNIIEEKESGTIRALNVSPMNRFEFILGKSIIGIVVPVIDVFLILWILNMLNINLGMMIIMTLVSSLIGIVIGFLIGLTSPNQIAGIANMKMLFIVVGISIMGAILLPEGKQFLLYWAPTYWSFVGLKGILLKTITWHQLGIYVAWILGLTILIFLLLKNKIRKGLA from the coding sequence TTGAAGAGAATAGTTTCTATTTTTAAAAGAGATGCTTCCAGTAGTATAAGGGATTTTTTGATTGTATATATGATTATTGCCCCTATATTATTGGCCATAGGGTTACGGTTATTTATACCAAGTGCCACTTCCGCTTCACTGCAATTTGCTGTAGACGATAGGGTAGGGAATAAAGTAATAGAAGAATTTGAAAAATATGGAAAAGTAGAGATGTATTCTTCATTGAAAGAAATAGAAAATAGGGTTAATAAAATCGACGATATAGCTGGAATTACTAAGAATGATGAAGGCAAATTTATAGTGATTTTAGAGGGTAATGAATCCCATGATACTAAGGAAATTCCTAAAAAGATAATTAGAAGCATAGTTGGGGACAATGTGATTGAAGTAAACTATTTTGTCAGTGATATAGGTGTACTAATGGCTCCTGTAGCTTGGATAGGTGGGATATCTATAATAATAATGGCAATTACCATAGGAGGTATATTGATAGGACTTAATATTATAGAGGAAAAGGAATCGGGAACAATCAGGGCCCTTAATGTATCCCCCATGAATAGATTTGAATTTATATTGGGAAAAAGTATAATTGGTATAGTAGTACCGGTAATCGATGTTTTTCTTATATTATGGATACTAAATATGCTCAATATTAATCTAGGCATGATGATTATTATGACCCTAGTAAGTTCACTTATTGGGATTGTAATTGGTTTCCTAATAGGTTTAACCAGTCCAAATCAAATTGCAGGTATAGCCAATATGAAGATGCTGTTTATAGTTGTTGGCATATCAATTATGGGAGCAATACTATTACCAGAGGGTAAACAATTCTTATTATATTGGGCACCTACCTATTGGTCATTTGTAGGATTGAAGGGAATACTTCTAAAAACCATAACCTGGCATCAACTAGGAATTTATGTGGCTTGGATACTAGGGCTGACGATTCTTATATTCTTACTCCTAAAAAACAAAATACGAAAAGGTTTAGCATAA
- the splB gene encoding spore photoproduct lyase, with translation MKPWIPDRVYFEPASLEYPLGKRIFKFCEQNAIEILTTTSHNQVRGIPGEDEKAKFAASKKTLVVGTKKSLKLDVCRPSAHYQFSLMTNCPGNCEYCYLFSTQGKKPYVRVYVNTEDLYETIEKYIEERLPEITVFEAASAGDPLAVEHITGTLKETIEFFGKLTKGRLRVVTKFSNVESILNADHRGHTRFRFSINSNYVINSFEHNTDSLENRLIAAKKIGQAGYPLGFIIAPIIRHENWKMEYKDLVERLHTHIAFAKMEDISFELIQHRFTSNAKKVIIERFPNTKLDMDESIRKKKYGKYGRVKYVYTKEEAKEIKEYVSNLIMENFPNANIEYFT, from the coding sequence ATGAAGCCTTGGATACCTGATAGAGTATATTTTGAACCAGCTTCCCTCGAATATCCTTTGGGTAAAAGGATATTTAAGTTTTGTGAGCAAAATGCTATTGAAATCCTAACAACCACTTCCCATAATCAAGTTAGGGGCATCCCCGGTGAAGATGAAAAAGCTAAGTTTGCCGCTTCAAAAAAAACCTTAGTAGTAGGAACCAAAAAAAGTTTGAAGCTAGATGTTTGCAGACCCTCTGCCCACTATCAATTTTCACTTATGACTAACTGTCCTGGTAATTGTGAATACTGTTATCTTTTTTCTACTCAAGGTAAAAAGCCCTATGTAAGGGTTTATGTGAATACGGAAGATCTCTATGAAACAATAGAAAAATACATAGAGGAAAGACTTCCAGAAATAACAGTGTTCGAGGCTGCAAGTGCTGGCGATCCCTTGGCAGTTGAACATATAACCGGTACTCTAAAAGAAACTATAGAATTTTTTGGAAAGCTAACTAAGGGAAGATTAAGGGTAGTAACCAAATTCTCTAATGTTGAATCCATATTAAATGCAGATCATAGGGGACATACTAGGTTTAGGTTCTCCATTAACTCAAATTATGTTATAAATAGCTTTGAACATAATACAGATAGTCTTGAAAACAGACTAATAGCAGCCAAAAAAATAGGTCAAGCAGGCTATCCTTTAGGATTTATAATCGCACCAATAATACGTCATGAAAATTGGAAAATGGAGTATAAGGATTTGGTTGAAAGGCTTCACACCCACATAGCCTTTGCTAAAATGGAGGATATAAGCTTCGAACTTATTCAACATAGATTTACTAGCAATGCCAAAAAAGTTATAATTGAAAGATTTCCTAATACTAAGCTTGATATGGATGAAAGTATTAGAAAGAAAAAATATGGTAAATATGGAAGAGTTAAATATGTTTATACCAAAGAAGAAGCTAAAGAGATAAAGGAATATGTCAGTAATTTGATCATGGAAAATTTTCCAAATGCAAACATAGAATACTTTACATAA
- the acpS gene encoding holo-ACP synthase, with product MIKGTGIDIIEIERIQRAVENEKFIKRIFTKNEIEYFKTINNNIYTIAGSFAAKEAVVKALGTGVRGFKWLDIEIVRDKLGKPIVTLHEKARRISNEKGITKIELSISHCRQYAVAQAIGI from the coding sequence ATGATTAAAGGAACAGGAATAGATATTATAGAGATAGAAAGAATACAAAGGGCAGTGGAAAATGAAAAATTTATAAAAAGAATTTTCACAAAAAATGAAATAGAGTACTTTAAAACCATAAACAATAATATATATACTATTGCAGGAAGTTTTGCTGCTAAAGAAGCCGTTGTAAAGGCTTTGGGAACGGGAGTTAGAGGATTTAAGTGGTTGGATATAGAAATAGTTAGAGATAAACTGGGAAAACCTATTGTAACTTTACATGAAAAAGCTAGACGAATATCTAATGAAAAGGGAATAACAAAGATAGAGTTATCTATATCTCACTGTAGACAATACGCTGTGGCTCAGGCAATAGGAATATAA
- a CDS encoding oxaloacetate decarboxylase subunit alpha: MSAVKITETVLRDAHQSLIATRLRIEEILPILERLDEVGYNALEMWGGATFDTCLRFLNEDPWMRLKAIRKFVKKTKLQMLLRGQNILGYKHYADDVVIEFVKKAVYNGIDIIRIFDALNDTRNLRVALKTAKKEGCHAQGAIAYTISPVHTIKTYVDLAVEMENLGADSICIKDMSGLLTPYFTFELVAAIKNAISIPLELHSHATSGLASMTYLKGIEAGADIIDTAISPFALGTSQPPTEPIVATLRGTEFDTELDMNKLNIVAEYFGPIREKYMASGLLNPKVLGVNINTLIYQVPGGMLSNLVNQLQMQNALDRFDEVLKEVPRVREDLGYPPLVTPTSQIIGTQAVFNVITGERYKIVPKEVKAYVKGMYGKPTIKLKEEIVRKIIGDEETITCRPGDLIKPQLAAMKEEIKEYMEQEEDVLSYGLFPQVAMEYFKYREAQKYSIDKDLVNDEEKTYPV; the protein is encoded by the coding sequence ATGTCAGCGGTTAAAATAACTGAGACTGTTTTAAGGGATGCCCACCAATCCTTAATAGCCACAAGACTTAGAATTGAAGAAATATTACCTATTTTGGAAAGGCTAGATGAAGTAGGGTATAATGCTTTAGAAATGTGGGGAGGAGCTACATTCGATACATGCTTAAGATTTCTAAATGAAGACCCTTGGATGAGATTAAAAGCCATAAGAAAATTTGTGAAAAAAACTAAGCTCCAAATGCTCCTAAGGGGTCAAAATATTCTCGGATATAAGCATTATGCCGATGATGTAGTGATAGAATTTGTAAAGAAGGCGGTTTATAATGGTATTGATATCATAAGGATTTTTGATGCCCTTAATGATACAAGAAATCTCAGAGTTGCATTGAAAACTGCTAAGAAGGAAGGATGCCATGCTCAAGGGGCAATAGCCTATACAATAAGTCCAGTACATACTATAAAGACCTACGTTGATTTGGCTGTAGAAATGGAGAACCTAGGAGCAGATTCTATTTGTATCAAGGATATGTCGGGACTTCTTACGCCATATTTTACTTTTGAACTTGTAGCTGCCATAAAAAATGCTATTAGTATACCACTAGAGCTTCATTCCCATGCCACAAGTGGCCTAGCAAGTATGACATATTTAAAGGGAATAGAAGCCGGGGCAGATATAATCGATACAGCTATTTCCCCCTTTGCCTTAGGGACCTCTCAGCCCCCTACGGAACCAATAGTGGCAACACTTAGGGGAACAGAATTTGATACGGAACTCGATATGAATAAACTAAATATAGTAGCCGAGTATTTTGGCCCTATAAGAGAAAAGTATATGGCTAGTGGTTTGTTAAATCCTAAAGTCCTAGGTGTAAATATAAATACATTAATTTATCAGGTGCCCGGAGGAATGCTATCCAATCTAGTTAATCAATTACAAATGCAGAATGCCCTTGATAGGTTTGATGAGGTTCTTAAAGAGGTTCCAAGAGTAAGGGAAGATCTAGGTTATCCCCCTTTAGTTACACCAACAAGCCAGATTATTGGAACTCAAGCTGTATTCAATGTAATAACCGGAGAAAGGTATAAAATAGTACCTAAGGAAGTAAAAGCATATGTAAAGGGGATGTATGGAAAGCCCACAATTAAATTGAAAGAAGAAATTGTTAGAAAAATTATTGGGGATGAAGAGACTATCACATGTAGACCCGGAGATTTAATTAAGCCCCAACTGGCGGCTATGAAGGAAGAAATAAAGGAATATATGGAACAAGAGGAGGATGTATTGTCCTATGGGCTATTTCCACAGGTAGCCATGGAGTATTTTAAATATCGTGAAGCTCAAAAGTACAGCATAGATAAGGATTTGGTAAATGATGAAGAAAAAACCTATCCAGTGTAG
- a CDS encoding ATP-binding cassette domain-containing protein, which produces MGENILEVENLSKHFIIKKSVFAPKTVIRAVDNISFEIKEGEILGLIGESGSGKSTTGSLILKLLQSDRGKLFFNGINITDIEEKKMRKIRKDIQIIFQHTHGTLDPKMTIGELVMEPLKIHNIVPFKERDYEVTRLLQMVGLSGSDKEKFPHQLSGGQRQRVGIARAIATRPKLIVCDEPVSALDVSVQGQILNLLLKLKDELNLTYLFISHDLKVIKHICNRIAVMYKGKIVEIGDKNQILNTPNHEYTRRLIEAML; this is translated from the coding sequence ATGGGCGAAAATATCCTTGAAGTAGAGAACCTTTCGAAGCATTTCATAATCAAAAAAAGTGTTTTTGCTCCCAAGACCGTTATAAGAGCTGTAGATAATATTTCCTTTGAAATTAAAGAAGGTGAAATTCTAGGTTTAATAGGAGAGAGTGGTAGTGGGAAAAGTACTACAGGCAGTTTAATATTAAAGCTTTTGCAAAGCGATAGGGGTAAGTTATTTTTCAATGGCATTAATATTACTGATATAGAAGAAAAAAAAATGAGAAAAATTAGAAAAGATATTCAGATAATCTTTCAGCATACCCATGGAACCTTGGATCCTAAAATGACTATCGGGGAATTAGTGATGGAGCCATTAAAAATACATAATATAGTTCCATTTAAAGAAAGGGATTATGAGGTAACAAGATTATTACAAATGGTAGGTTTATCTGGCAGTGATAAAGAAAAATTTCCACATCAGTTAAGTGGAGGTCAACGACAGAGGGTAGGGATAGCACGTGCTATAGCTACAAGGCCTAAACTTATAGTATGTGATGAACCAGTGTCGGCCTTAGATGTATCGGTACAAGGTCAAATATTAAATCTATTATTAAAGTTGAAGGATGAATTAAATCTAACCTACTTATTTATTTCCCATGATTTAAAGGTGATTAAGCATATATGTAATAGAATAGCTGTAATGTATAAGGGTAAAATTGTTGAGATTGGAGATAAAAATCAAATCCTAAATACCCCCAATCATGAATATACAAGAAGACTGATTGAAGCAATGCTTTAA
- a CDS encoding helix-turn-helix transcriptional regulator: MFCINSIGNKIRFLRKEQNMTQEELAGDNFTKSYISLIERGKINPSMKALNYISKKLNKPVSLLLDTEGSIVDSNNLYKISHIIEKGKKLVNNSELDLAFIEFNRLFENLDNLTNFHKGLIYYYLGYIYFKKETNNECFDFISKSIDFFKKALKNFEDNDPKDNFDIYIKLAESEYILNNKNKSLKYFLKAKDFEEEYRINLDDYFYVMRNITILYTQKGNYSIAIDYLRKIIDLSKKENIINEHVLGSYITLSTCYFSLEQYDDSLEMLKKVLPIYENLLDDPRLHSRIYFRMAKIYVEKNEYDLALNNISNSVEIAEKIKENSIKVVTLLSNSLLKAKIHFYINEYDIAFNETNSIMKEIESINRTDNEYISLKADVNTLIGEIYLKKKNYEESVSYFDKAIGLYLKIKVGFKLPVIYKLLGKAYLGLNNTDLAQEYYDKAFELLAKNRI, translated from the coding sequence GTGTTTTGTATTAACAGTATTGGAAACAAAATAAGATTTCTGAGAAAAGAACAGAATATGACACAGGAAGAGCTTGCCGGTGATAATTTCACCAAAAGCTATATCAGCCTTATTGAAAGGGGAAAAATAAACCCTTCTATGAAGGCATTAAATTATATCTCAAAAAAGCTGAATAAACCGGTTTCCCTTCTACTTGATACTGAAGGTAGTATAGTGGATTCCAATAATCTGTATAAAATCTCTCATATTATTGAAAAAGGCAAGAAACTAGTAAATAACTCAGAGCTTGATTTAGCATTTATAGAGTTCAATCGTTTATTTGAAAATCTTGATAATCTTACAAACTTCCATAAGGGTTTAATTTACTATTATTTAGGCTATATTTACTTTAAAAAAGAAACCAACAATGAATGCTTTGATTTTATTAGTAAATCTATTGATTTCTTCAAAAAAGCTTTAAAAAACTTTGAAGACAATGATCCAAAGGATAACTTTGATATATATATTAAATTAGCGGAAAGTGAATACATACTTAACAATAAAAATAAATCCCTAAAATATTTCTTAAAAGCTAAGGATTTTGAAGAAGAATATAGAATTAATCTCGACGATTATTTCTATGTTATGCGTAATATAACTATCCTCTATACTCAAAAAGGAAATTATTCCATTGCCATCGATTATCTTAGGAAAATAATAGACTTATCAAAAAAAGAAAACATTATTAATGAACACGTCCTAGGGTCATATATCACTTTATCTACCTGTTATTTTTCCTTAGAACAATATGATGATTCCTTAGAAATGTTAAAAAAAGTACTTCCCATATATGAAAACTTACTTGACGATCCCAGACTTCACTCCCGTATATATTTTAGGATGGCAAAAATATATGTAGAAAAAAATGAATATGATCTTGCATTGAATAATATCAGTAACTCGGTAGAAATAGCAGAAAAAATAAAGGAAAATAGTATTAAAGTCGTTACCCTCCTATCTAATAGTCTTTTAAAAGCTAAAATACATTTTTACATAAATGAATATGATATAGCATTTAATGAAACGAATTCTATTATGAAGGAAATCGAATCCATAAATCGTACTGATAATGAATATATCTCCTTAAAAGCAGATGTTAATACTTTAATCGGTGAGATTTATCTTAAGAAAAAGAATTATGAAGAATCAGTAAGCTATTTTGATAAAGCCATAGGGCTTTATTTAAAGATTAAGGTTGGTTTTAAGCTACCTGTTATTTACAAGCTCCTTGGCAAGGCATACTTGGGACTAAATAATACTGATCTGGCTCAAGAATATTATGATAAAGCCTTTGAATTGCTTGCAAAAAATAGGATTTAA